In Gammaproteobacteria bacterium, a single window of DNA contains:
- a CDS encoding ABC transporter ATP-binding protein: MSRIEFKDVRHAYPPPPGQAPVYALKEVSQVWEDGGAYALLGPSGCGKTTLLNIISGLLTPSEGSILFDHQEVTQLPTAGRHIAQVFQFPVVYDTMTVFDNLAFPLRNRGMPEARIRERVTEIADMLDLSERLQQRASGLTADGKQKISLGRGLVREDVNAILFDEPLTVIDPHLKWQLRSKLKELHQQIGVTMIYVTHDQVEALTFADQVIVMHDGGVVQVGSPVELFSRPKHTFVGYFIGSPGMNVLPCRLENGQPVFGNNPLSSDYPADTDLSGKLEIGIRPEFVRFGDDGIPVEIQKVEDLGRFQVVTVKHESEQIKMLVAEDQAIPPESPMIQFDPANLHIYRDDWVVEAKGA; this comes from the coding sequence ATGTCGCGAATCGAGTTTAAGGACGTACGCCATGCCTATCCCCCGCCACCGGGCCAGGCACCTGTATACGCGCTCAAGGAAGTCAGCCAGGTATGGGAAGATGGCGGTGCTTACGCGCTGCTCGGTCCCTCAGGCTGTGGCAAAACGACCTTGTTAAACATTATTTCGGGGTTACTGACACCGTCAGAAGGTTCGATTCTGTTTGACCATCAAGAGGTGACCCAGCTGCCTACGGCCGGTCGACATATTGCACAGGTTTTCCAGTTTCCGGTGGTCTACGACACGATGACCGTGTTCGATAACCTGGCATTTCCACTGCGCAATCGAGGTATGCCGGAAGCAAGGATCCGGGAAAGAGTTACCGAGATCGCCGACATGCTGGACCTGTCCGAGCGATTGCAGCAGCGTGCTTCGGGTCTGACTGCGGACGGCAAGCAAAAAATTTCCCTGGGCCGGGGTCTGGTGCGCGAGGATGTCAACGCAATTCTGTTCGACGAGCCACTGACGGTCATCGACCCGCATTTGAAATGGCAGCTGCGCTCGAAGCTCAAGGAGCTGCATCAACAGATCGGGGTTACGATGATTTACGTTACCCACGATCAGGTCGAGGCGCTAACCTTTGCCGATCAGGTCATCGTCATGCATGACGGCGGGGTGGTTCAGGTCGGCAGCCCCGTAGAATTATTTTCCAGGCCCAAACACACATTCGTTGGCTACTTTATTGGTTCACCCGGGATGAACGTACTGCCCTGCAGGCTAGAAAACGGGCAACCCGTATTTGGGAATAATCCGCTCTCGTCGGATTATCCGGCCGATACCGATTTGAGCGGTAAACTCGAAATCGGTATTCGGCCGGAGTTTGTTCGTTTCGGCGATGACGGGATTCCGGTCGAGATTCAGAAAGTTGAAGACCTCGGGCGCTTCCAGGTGGTGACCGTCAAACACGAATCCGAGCAAATCAAGATGCTGGTTGCAGAAGACCAGGCAATACCCCCGGAAAGCCCGATGATTCAATTCGATCCCGCCAATCTCCACATTTATCGCGATGACTGGGTGGTGGAGGCGAAAGGTGCGTAA
- a CDS encoding ABC transporter ATP-binding protein, whose translation MAIELRQVSLRVGAETHIYETDLSLEPGQFNILLGTTLSGKTSLMRLMAGLEKPTRGELWVNGENVTGIPVQKRSVAMVYQAFINYPSFSVYDNIASPLKVAGLPRQEINEKVRRFADLLKLTPMLDRLPSELSGGQQQRTALARALVKGAELVLLDEPLANLDYKLREELRDELPRMFADTGATVVYATSEPLEALMLGGYTATLDEGRVVQFGKTSTIYRHPESLASARVFSDPPVNIASIEKRGETAYLSDAVSWSVPPRLAEMPDGAYKIGLRPHHLLPVGEGVEVDGEVQIAEISGSESIIRVIIEGNNWVSEAHGIHGYEFGESASFFFDSNRCLYFDANEMLIETQV comes from the coding sequence ATGGCGATTGAATTACGCCAGGTTTCACTGCGAGTTGGTGCTGAGACCCATATCTACGAAACCGATTTGTCGCTAGAACCCGGCCAGTTCAATATCCTGCTGGGTACCACGTTAAGCGGCAAGACCTCGCTGATGCGCCTGATGGCAGGACTGGAAAAACCGACCCGTGGTGAACTCTGGGTCAATGGTGAAAACGTCACCGGAATACCGGTGCAAAAGCGCAGCGTTGCAATGGTTTACCAGGCCTTTATCAATTACCCGAGTTTCAGCGTTTACGACAACATCGCTTCACCGTTAAAGGTTGCCGGATTACCCCGACAGGAAATTAATGAAAAGGTGCGTCGCTTTGCCGACCTGTTGAAACTGACACCCATGCTCGACCGCCTGCCGAGTGAACTTTCAGGTGGTCAGCAACAGCGCACCGCGCTGGCGCGGGCACTGGTCAAGGGGGCCGAACTGGTGTTACTGGACGAGCCGCTTGCGAACCTCGATTACAAGTTACGCGAAGAGCTGCGCGACGAACTCCCGAGGATGTTTGCCGATACCGGTGCCACGGTCGTCTATGCTACCAGCGAGCCGCTCGAGGCACTGATGCTCGGGGGTTACACGGCGACCCTGGACGAGGGGCGGGTGGTACAGTTCGGCAAAACCTCGACCATTTATCGCCATCCCGAATCGCTTGCGAGCGCCCGGGTTTTCTCCGACCCGCCGGTTAATATCGCCTCGATCGAGAAACGTGGTGAGACCGCCTACCTCAGTGACGCGGTGAGCTGGAGCGTGCCACCCAGGCTCGCCGAGATGCCCGACGGAGCCTATAAAATCGGTTTGCGGCCGCACCATTTATTACCCGTTGGCGAAGGTGTCGAAGTCGATGGCGAGGTTCAGATTGCCGAGATTAGCGGCTCTGAAAGTATCATTCGCGTCATTATCGAAGGCAATAACTGGGTTAGCGAGGCGCACGGTATTCACGGCTACGAATTTGGGGAGAGCGCCAGTTTTTTCTTCGATTCGAATCGCTGCCTGTATTTCGACGCCAACGAAATGTTAATCGAAACACAGGTGTAG